A stretch of the Osmerus mordax isolate fOsmMor3 chromosome 12, fOsmMor3.pri, whole genome shotgun sequence genome encodes the following:
- the lingo2 gene encoding leucine-rich repeat and immunoglobulin-like domain-containing nogo receptor-interacting protein 2, whose product MVDCMSKVMLHTALSCWQPFLGLALLAVLVSSALGCPARCDCSAQSKAVLCHRKRLPGIPDGIPIETRILDLSKNKLQAINPDDFAAFPGLEDLDLSGNIISYVEPGAFNALFSMHSLSLKSNRIKLIPLGVFTGLSNLTRLDISDNKIVILLDYMFQDLHNLKFLEVGDNDLVYISHRAFSGLLGLERLTLERCNLTVVPTEALSHLHNLVSLHLRHLSISTLHPFSFKKLFRLQHLEIDHWLSLDLVPANTLHGLNLTTLYITNTNLSSFPYQALRHLPYLTHLNLSYNRIRHIEGGLLTDLVRLQELHLVGAQLSTVEPYAFQGLRWLRVLNVSHNRLDTLERGVFQAPEALQALLIDDNPLVCDCRLMWILQKRHSMVFGEAQPECSNPEGIRGRPFKEFKETLLSYYMTCTKPKIRENKTQAVTVDEGQPAKLYCSAEGTPRPAVSWLSPRRRHLTNKSHGRVTVHNNGTLEIKAAEVHDGGVYLCMASNSAGNDSLMVSLAVKSLGSLYANRTQYYTDPSNTTANGTSNVTFGLDLKTILVSTAMGCFTFLGVVLFCFLLLFVWSRGKGKHKNNIDIEYVPRSKSNGTNVDSAEVQAGPRHFNMKMI is encoded by the coding sequence ATGGTTGACTGTATGAGCAAAGTCATGCTGCACACTGCCCTATCATGCTGGCAGCCTTTCCTGGGGCTGGCCCTGTTGGCCGTCTTGGTGAGCTCAGCCCTGGGATGTCCGGCCCGGTGCGACTGCTCGGCCCAGAGCAAGGCAGTCCTGTGTCACCGCAAGCGCCTGCCAGGCATCCCTGACGGCATCCCCATCGAGACCCGGATCCTGGACCTGAGCAAGAACAAACTGCAGGCCATCAACCCTGACGACTTTGCTGCCTTCCCTGGACTGGAGGACTTGGACCTGAGTGGGAATATCATCAGCTATGTGGAGCCGGGAGCCTTCAACGCCCTATTCAGCATGCACTCCCTTAGCCTCAAGAGCAACCGCATCAAGCTGATCCCCCTGGGCGTGTTCACGGGCCTGTCAAACCTCACGCGCCTGGACATCAGCGACAACAAGATCGTCATCCTGCTGGATTACATGTTCCAAGACCTGCACAATCTGAAGTTCCTGGAGGTGGGCGACAATGACCTGGTCTACATCTCCCACCGGGCCTTCAGTGGGCTGCTTGGTCTGGAGAGACTCACCCTGGAGAGATGCAACCTGACGGTGGTTCCCACCGAGGCGCTGTCTCACCTGCACAACCTGGTCAGCCTCCACCTGCGGCACCTGAGCATCAGCACCCTGCACCCCTTCTCTTTCAAGAAGCTGTTCCGGTTGCAGCACCTGGAGATCGACCACTGGCTGTCTCTGGACCTGGTGCCTGCCAACACGCTGCACGGTCTCAACCTGACCACCCTGTACATCACCAACACCAACCTGTCCAGCTTCCCCTACCAGGCCCTGAGACACCTCCCCTACCTGACGCACCTCAACCTATCCTACAACCGGATCCGGCACATCGAGGGGGGCTTGCTGACCGACCTAGTGCGTCTGCAGGAGCTGCACTTGGTCGGGGCCCAGCTCTCCACCGTCGAACCGTACGCCTTCCAGGGTCTCCGCTGGCTCCGAGTTCTGAACGTCTCCCACAACCGCTTGGACACGCTGGAGCGGGGCGTCTTCCAGGCGCCAGAGGCACTGCAGGCGCTGCTGATCGACGACAACCCCCTGGTCTGCGACTGCCGCCTTATGTGGATCTTGCAGAAGAGGCACTCCATGGTGTTCGGCGAGGCGCAGCCAGAGTGCAGCAACCCGGAGGGCATCCGCGGCAGACCTTTCAAGGAGTTCAAGGAGACCTTGCTGTCCTACTACATGACGTGCACCAAGCCAAAGATCCGGGAGAACAAGACCCAGGCAGTCACCGTAGACGAGGGCCAGCCGGCGAAGCTGTACTGCAGCGCGGAGGGAACCCCGAGGCCGGCCGTGTCATGGCTGTCCCCTCGTCGACGCCATCTCACCAACAAGAGCCATGGTAGAGTCACAGTCCACAACAATGGGACCCTGGAGATCAAGGCTGCAGAGGTGCATGACGGGGGCGTCTACCTGTGCATGGCGTCCAACTCTGCCGGGAACGACTCGCTGATGGTTTCCCTGGCAGTGAAAAGCCTCGGATCTCTCTACGCAAACAGGACCCAGTACTACACAGATCCTAGCAATACCACTGCCAATGGGACTTCCAACGTGACCTTCGGCTTGGACCTAAAGACAATTTTAGTGTCGACGGCGATGGGTTGTTTCACCTTCCTCGGAGTtgtcttgttctgtttcctgctGCTGTTTGT